A window from Pagrus major chromosome 4, Pma_NU_1.0 encodes these proteins:
- the kifbp gene encoding KIF-binding protein, which produces MASLSSDEWRAICDKFTNAQNLTDVESRKDPDNDPFRSKYKARELLREIYCSLKNFEAGDGEEDSGGESGDQRPTEPPVDGQREDVFGQGFSGDSPAGLRAAKLGAVEYYLGVNHVDTEELSAGQEHLMNCMKLLERCRVSSENVSLFIHVRNQLGILWAGRDETETAQGFLETAESIYQRYMKEDGSPPTDMTEYFTTEEKLLTHQERTKRFELAYTHTMYYLAQVYKNLGETERAATYCHSTLQRQLQLNQFSPMEWALNAATLSQYYITKGRYMEGRHCLSAATVISGLAGEVPSEAAAQESETECERREQLRQKRAEIARCWIKYCLNLLQDAKKLLEDNIGELDGDRQEELKRARRREEEEEEKGRKSAMLFGSEDTFDSIASLEEKVPGLLPLDFTEARAVFLVGQNYVTQAKEYFQMDGYVTDHIEILQDHSSMFRGLAFFEEDLERRCKMHKRRVDMLEPICNDLNSQYYLMIRRQLMFELAETYNEMMDLKLTLANRQADTESLDNHTIKKFNTLCSASAKYFQMFLDSLCSPEGKVPEHLEEEVLRPALVARFRLARLHSQLISSIPTVQLENLNRSLENYKYVAQYCDAHPEAVAAVETELELSREMAGLLPLKINRLKARMAANN; this is translated from the exons atGGCGTCCCTCAGCAGTGATGAGTGGAGAGCTATCTGCGACAAATTCACCAACGCCCAAAACCTCACTGATGTAGAGTCACGAAAAGACCCAGATAACGACCCTTTCCGCTCCAAATACAAGGCCAGGGAGCTCCTCAGAGAGATTTACTGCTCACTGAAGAATTTCGAGGCCGGGGACGGTGAAGAGGACAGCGGCGGTGAGAGCGGCGACCAGCGGCCGACAGAGCCGCCCGTGGACGGGCAGAGGGAGGATGTGTTCGGGCAGGGCTTCAGCGGCGACTCGCCAGCCGGGCTGCGGGCCGCCAAACTCGGGGCTGTGGAGTACTATCTGGGCGTCAACCATGTCGACACAGAGGAGCTGTCAGCCGGCCAGGAGCATCTGATGAACTGCATGAAACTGCTCGAGAGATGCAGAGTGTCGTCCGAGAACGTGTCGCTGTTTATCCATGTCAGG AACCAGTTGGGCATCCTTTGGGCAGGCCGGGATGAGACGGAGACGGCTCAGGGATTCCTCGAAACAGCAGAATCCATCTACCAACGTTACATGAAGGAG GATGGAAGTCCTCCCACTGATATGACAGAGTACTTTACTACTGAGGAGAAGCTGCTGACTCATCAGGAAAGGACCAAGAG GTTTGAGTTGGCGTACACCCACACTATGTACTATCTTGCTCAAGTCTACAAAAACCTTG GTGAAACTGAGCGTGCTGCCACCTACTGCCACAGCACCCTGCAGAGACAGTTACAGTTGAATCAGTTCAGTCCAATGGAGTGGGCTCTGAATGCTGCTACACTTTCACAGTATTACATCACTAAG GGCCGATACATGGAAGGCAGACATTGCCTGTCAGCAGCTACTGTCATATCAGGTTTGGCAGGAGAGGTTCCTTCTGAGGCCGCAGCACAGGAGA GTGAGACAGAGTGTGAGCGCAGGGAACAGCTCAGACAGAAGAGAGCAGAGATTGCGAGATGTTGGATCAAATACTGTCTCAACCTCCTGCAGGACGCTAAGAAGCTGCTAGAG GACAACATTGGGGAGCTTGATGGTGATCGTCAAGAGGAGTTGAAGAGAGCGAGAAGAcgcgaggaagaggaggaagagaagggcAGGAAGAGTGCTATGCTGTTTGGCTCTGAAGACACCTTCGACTCCATTGCTAGCCTGGAAGAGAAG GTGCCCGGTTTGTTGCCACTGGACTTCACTGAGGCCAGAGCTGTATTTCTGGTGGGACAGAATTATgtcacacag GCCAAAGAGTACTTTCAGATGGACGGCTATGTTACAGACCACATAGAGATTTTGCAGGATCACAGTTCTATGTTCCGGGGCCTGGCTTTCTTTGAAGAGGATCTGGAGCGGCGCTGCAAAATGCACAAAAGAAGAGTTGACATGCTGGAGCCAATCTGTAATG ACTTGAACTCCCAGTACTACCTAATGATCCGCAGACAGTTGATGTTTGAGTTGGCTGAGACCTACAACGAAATGATGGACCTGAAACTGACACTGGCCAACAGACAAGCAGACACAGAGTCTCTGGATAACCACACCATTAAGAAATTCAAcactctctgctctgcctctgccaa ATACTTCCAGATGTTCCTCgactctctgtgctctcctgaGGGGAAGGTTCCAGAGCacttggaggaggaggtgctcaGACCAGCTCTGGTGGCCCGCTTCAGACTGGCCCGACTCCACAGCCAGCTGATCTCCTCTATACCCACTGTGCAGCTCGAAAATCTCAACAGATCTCTGGAAAACTACAA ATATGTGGCGCAGTATTGTGATGCCCACCCCGAAGCAGTAGCCGCTGTGGAGACGGAGCTGGAGTTGAGTAGGGAGATGGCCGGCCTGCTCCCTCTCAAAATCAACCGCCTCAAAGCAAGAATGGCTGCAAACAACTGA
- the mpc1 gene encoding mitochondrial pyruvate carrier 1: MAGTVARKALDHLKSKEFRDYLTRYHFWGPVANWGLPIAAFTDMKKSPEIISGRMTFALCCYSLLFMRFAYKVQPRNWLLFACHLTNESAQLVQGGRLIKYKLEKKSGS, encoded by the exons ATGGCGGGGACAGTTGCACGGAAAGCTCTTGACCACCTGAAGAGCAAAGAGTTCAGGGATTATTTGACGAGGTAT CATTTCTGGGGTCCAGTAGCAAACTGGGGACTTCCTATAGCCGCCTTTACAGATATGAAGAAGAGCCCTGAGATCATCAGTGGCAGGATGACCTTCG cTCTGTGCTGCTATTCACTGCTCTTCATGAGGTTCGCCTACAAGGTGCAGCCTCGCAATTGGCTGTTGTTTGCTTGCCATTTGACCAATGAGTCAGCACAGCTGGTCCAGGGAGGTCGTCTCATCAAATACAA ATTGGAGAAGAAGTCGGGATCTTAG
- the LOC140994843 gene encoding globoside alpha-1,3-N-acetylgalactosaminyltransferase 1-like encodes MLRYISRIHIFSFIVFLLVLLGAIYIYSGYNYSSFSLCQPCYEDSKPDVKSLVTEIVEDVVTRDCPEKGSWRIRDLTMQTGVKYAQPSTQKGRTDVNSVTNWNAPLVWEGTFDPVVIDAIYKKMDPRIAVVVFAVGKYTRFLKGFLESGEKYFLVDFRVTYYIFTDKKEEVPEIKLGKGRKISVLNIPSATRWQEVVLGRMKWATITIDKQIRNEADYLFMMDIDSVFHNRFGAESLSQLSAVLHRGYYKNTKRDQFPYERRPESKAYIPLDEGDYYYTAAVWGGYLEDMYKLVKYCYTQSEEDAKNKIEAVWQEESHLNKYLLHNKPTKVLSPEYLWSDYDTVPADIKVVRISQLVKNYAEVRPNGGH; translated from the exons ATGCTTCGCTACATCTCAAGGATCcacattttttcctttattgTCTTTCTTCTCGTCCTTTTGGG GGCGATCTATATTTACTCAGGGTATAACTACTCCTCCTTCAG CTTGTGCCAGCCATGTTATGAAGACTCCAAGCCAGATGTGAAGTCTTTGGTGACAGAGATTGTAGAAGATGTAGTGACAAGAGATTGCCCGGAGAAGGGCAGCTGGAGGATCAGAGACCTCACAATGCAAACTGG gGTGAAATATGCTCAGCCAAGCACGCAGAAAGG ACGCACTGATGTGAACTCAGTGACAAACTGGAACGCTCCTCTGGTTTGGGAGGGAACCTTTGATCCAGTGGTTATTGATGCAATCTATAAGAAAATGGACCCAAGAATTGCTGTGGTGGTGTTTGCTGTTGGCAA ATACACACGTTTCCTGAAGGGCTTCCTGGAGTCGGGTGAGAAGTACTTTCTTGTTGACTTCAGGGTCACTTACTACATCTTCacagacaaaaaagaagaagtccCCGAA ATTAAACTGGGTAAGGGGCGGAAGATCTCAGTGCTCAATATCCCCAGTGCCACCCGCTGGCAGGAGGTAGTACTGGGCAGGATGAAATGGGCAACCATCACCATTGACAAGCAG ATCCGTAATGAAGCAGACTATCTATTTATGATGGACATCGACAGTGTCTTCCACAACCGATTCGGAGCTGAGTCTCTCAGTCAGCTGTCTGCTGTTCTCCACCGTGGCTACTACAAG aatacAAAAAGGGATCAGTTTCCATATGAGCGTCGGCCCGAGTCCAAGGCCTACATTCCTCTTGATGAAGGAGACTATTATtacactgctgctgtgtggggTGGATACCTGGAGGACATGTACAAGCTAGTCAA ATACTGTTACACGCAGTCAGAGGAGGACGCCAAGAATAAGATTGAAGCTGTGTGGCAGGAAGAGAGTCACCTAAACAA GTACCTTTTGcacaacaaaccaaccaaggTGCTGTCTCCGGAGTACTTGTGGTCAGACTACGATACGGTACCGGCAGACATTAAAGTCGTCAGGATCTCCCAGTTGGTCAAGAACTATGCAGAAGTGCGGCCCAATGGTGGACACTGA